AACGTTCGCTGCCGCTCTTTTTTACGGGATGTCGTCACAAATGTTCGAATTTCAGAAGACGTATGCTGTATTGGCATTGGCCCTGTTATCAGGGTGCGCGAATACGAGCTTGGATCGGGTCACCAATAGCCCCCAGGTGGAGGGCGACTCAAACGGCGGAAAAATTGCGCACACTCTGGAAACATCGGACAAGCAGACTGCAGCCTATCAGGCCGTCACGACGCATTGCGAGAAGTTTGGCAAGAAGGGTTACATCACTAAAATGAATTACGACACTGGTTTAGTGACATTTGACTGTCGTCTGATCAGTAAGACCAAGTCCGCAAATTAGCTCTATAGGTGGCTGTCGCAGTACGACTACCGGGCTGCCAATGTTTGCGCAATTTTACAGGTCGATGCATGGCGCAGTGGATTCGATCCACCGGGGCTCCGAGATAGAAGGCGTGTGCAGCGGATGGGCAAATTATTGGCGATTATTTTGAGCTTCAGCGTAAACACGGTCACAGCCACCGCCGAGAGCTGCACGTAGCGGGCGGAGAGTCTAACGACAAAGCAAAGGGCTGCGACGTCAGAGTCAATTGCGCTGTGCGGTCCATATCCCCGAACACTTGGAAGTTTCCGAATGACCTGACCACCGGCCGCGGCCCTTCCTGCCATTCACCCGACCTGAGCCCGCCGCAAACTTTCCAGGTACGGCGACAGATACACGGACGGCACCATTGGGCTTTACCCGCCCGTTAAGCCGCACAATATTTGGATGCGAGATCACCCCATTGCGCACGTCCAGCTGGATTTCGTAGCTCGAATCGCAGTCACCGCGTTGCGTGATGACCGTAAGGCTCCAGCTCCCATCATAAACTGAGGTCGCGCGCGCAGCCGTTGCCCACATGGACGCAATCGTGAAAGGAATCAAGAACGAACGGATCATGTTGGCTTCGTCCAGACAAACGCTACTTATGTTCGAAAACCAGCATAACTTGGGATCGGCCCATCTTCCATCAGCCAGTCTGCAGAAATGGATTGATCGAGAAAGAGGTTCGGCTGGAAGCAGTCCCAAACGATACGATGACGTGTCATTTGACAGCAAAGCGGCTGTTGACGCCGATTTTTTGTCGAAAGCCGCGAGAATCTTTCTTGCTGTGGTTTTTGGGCACTAGGCCCGACCAGCCGTCGAATGCTTCTATTTCGGCGCATACCTACCTGGACAGGGGCACAAAATGAAAAAGTTGGCTTTGGCATTGGTTTTGGTGGTCGCGGGCGTGAGCCTGGGCGGCTGCTTCGTGGGTAAGTCACCGGCTCCGGTGATCACGAAGGGCTAAGCTCACCACTTAAACACGAACAGGGGCATCGGAAACGATGCCCCTAATCTTTTGTGCACGCCTTGCTGCCGTGGTGATGAGCAGTTTTGTATAGCGGCCTTCGCTCGCCGGCCTTAAAGAAGTTTGATGGCGGCGCAATCTGTCCGACGAAGGAAAGTATTCTATATCGCAGGTTACGATCCGGGAGCGGCGGCCGGGTTTTATCGGCGCTTCCTCCGCCAATTGGAGATTTTCAAGCGCACTTGGTGCGTTGAAAGCAAGTGCAGCGAGCGATCCATTTTCGAACAAGGCTCAACATGGTCCGTGACGACATCGTGCCGTGATTGGTCAGTTCAGACGGATTTTGTGCTGCTTTCATGGGACGACCTCATTGCCAAAGAAGCTTCCGGTCCGGCGTTAAGACGATTTAGCCGTGGTGCCGCTGTGTATGCAGATTTGATCCTGTCCGGCACTTTGCATAGTTACTTCAAAGCCAATCCGCGATATTTTGCGTTCGCGATCGCTCCGTTTTTCCAGATCGCTGCACTGCTCATCCTGTCCTTTGTTGTGGGCTTCGCTGTGAGTTCGGGCCTACCCCCGCCCTGGTCTTCATTTAGCGGGGCGATCGCTGCAATGGCCGCCTTTATTGTCTTCCAGCACTGGCTTGGCCGCCGCTGGCGAATGCATCAAGCGCTCGACGACTGGATCATGTCGCTGGACTACATCCGCAAGAGGCGCGATGAACTGGAGACGCGCATCTCACGGTTTGCTAATCTGATTTCGGCGGCAACATGTGACAACGCCGCAGACGAAATCCTTGTCGTGGGCCATAGCTTGGGCGCCACTTTCGCCGCGGATGCCCTAAGCCAAGCGCTTTGCTTGAAGGGCGTCGCCGTCGCATTTGCTTCGTTGGGAGCGACGATTCCCAAGTGCACATTGCATCCAGACGCATCATGGTTGCGCGACAGGATCGCTGGTGTCGCGCGCAACCCAACGGTCAGCTGGGTTGAGATCCAGACGCGTGCTGATCCGATCAGTTTCTTTCGCGTTCATCCGGTTTCGCTCAAGCGGGTTCATGAGGCTAATCAATTGCCTAGTGATAACCCGGTTATCCGCCGGGCTCGGCTCCAGCAAATGCTGGAACCGGCCACGTATAAAAAAATCCGATGGCGGCCGCTCCGACTTCACTATCAATGCGTCAGCGCCAATGAACGAAAAGCGCCGTACGACTTTTTTATGATGATCTGCGGGCCCGCTCCCGTTGCGATGTGGAGCAAGAGCGAGTTCGGCCTCATGAACATCGGCCACGACCCAGAGGCCGGCGATCCAAAGCGCGTCGTCGGATGACGATTCTTTTGGCCAAATTGATTTGGATTTGTGGTGTCATCTCTTGGTACCTAATCCGATATCCTTTTGCACGGCGAAGCAGGAAAACCAAGATCGTTCGCCGCGATTACAAGGTGCGTGAAGCCATCTTGCTGACGATTTCAGCCGCGGGATTGGGTTTTCTGCCGGCGCTTTACATGTTTACGCCAGTTCTAAAAGTTGCCAATTATCCGATACAAATCTGGCAACCGTGGATGGGCGCGATCATCTTTGGTCTGGCGCTTTATATGTTTCGCCAGACCCATCGCGCCCTAGACCGATATTGGTCCGTCACCTTGGAGGTCAAGGAGCGACACATTTTGATGACCGACGGCGTGTACAAGCGCGTACGCCATCCAATGTACGCGGCGTTCTGGCTCTGGGCGCTGGCCCAGGCCGTTCTCATTCCGAATGCGATTGCCGGACTTGCCGGTCTCGTCGGCTTCGGAACTCTATACTTCCTCCGCGTGAGGAAAGAGGAAGCTTTGATGATTGAGACATTTGGTGATGAGTACAAACTCTACATGCAACGGACACACCGCGTCATTCCGCACGTATATTGATTAGGTTTGAGGTGCTTGCGGCTTTGACGAGCGCTTGCTTGTGGAAGCACCATCCGGATGGTTCGCGACATTAAGCGCCTTCAACGCCGGCACAAACGCGTACGAAACTTGGAACGACCCGGGCACCGTAAGTCCGATTGCCTCGGCTAGCTCGCCGATGAAGTGATTGCAGTTATTTGTCACTGCGTTCCAGGTTGGTGACCGGTTTGTTTTTGCTTTCGCAATTGCAGCAGTTAACCGGGCGTATTGCGCGTTGGTCAACGAAACACGATAGCGCGAGGCGATCGGCAATTTCAGGACGTCTGGATCCCATTCGGTGTTCGCCGGCACGGGAAGAACATGACCGATGGCCATGATGGCGTAATTTCCCATCGGATGCAGATCGGTGTACTTCACGCGCGATCCGGCACCATAAGCCGCATAGCTGTGACCATAGGCGCCGATCGTGGCCACCCTGAACTCGATGAAATAAGAGTGGCCCTCCGAAGCAGTGGCGGTGGACTTGGCCGGCTGAGCTAGGCTGACTGATACGGTCAGCCCTGCCAGGATGAAAGACAACGCGACAGCAATGCCAACGCGCTTCGCCCGATGAGCAAACATCCAGCGCTCCCCTAATGCATTACAACAACTTTGGTGCCCACGCCCACACGTTCGTAAAGGTCCAGTACGTCCCTGTTGTACATCCGGATGCAGCCATAGGAGACGTAACCGCCGATAGACGACGGATTGTTCGTCCCGTGGATTGCATATTGACCATCGGCTAGCAGCAGAGCGGCCGCCCCCATCGGATTGCTGGGGGAGCCGGCGGGTATCACATCAGGTATTGATGGCCGGTCTCGCTTGATTTCGTCGGGCGGTGACCATGCGGGCTTCAGCCGCTTGCTGTATATGAAGGACGTGCCGGCCCATTGTTTGCCTGCACGGCCAACTCCGACCGGATAGCTCAACGCATGCCCTGGTCCTGTCATTAGATACAGGCGGCGTTGCGTTGTCTTCACGACAATCGTACCGGCGGAAAAGTCTAAGTTGGTGGCGACCTGCTGGGCGGCCCCCGCGGCTGACGGAGGGAGCACCGCAAGCCACGAGATCAGCAGAATCGGTCCAGCTAGTCGAAACAATTTCATGAGGGCTCCCATGCTATGAACCAATTCTTGAAGAGAGTGCCTGTGAACAACAAGAGGCTGATCCCGGGGCAATCGCAAAAAACAGTGGTCATGTGGCTTTTTGGCACTAGAGCACCAGTTCGGCGGGCGGCAAAAATAGGTTGCATCTCCCAGCATGATTTCGAGGTTCAGGATGCAGAACGCCAAGGGTTCCGACGGGACCACTTTTCGGTCCGTATTGCGCCCTTTGGTCGGCGCTTTGTTCTCAAGTGTGCTGTTGGTTGTCAGCGCGCCGGTTTGGTCGCAGGAGCAACCGGTTGTTGAGCAAACAGCTGCGGCGAAGCCCAAGCCTGTCGCCGAGGCCACCCACGGTAGACCGGCGGACAAACCATATTACATCGAGTTCCGTGCGCGTAACGCCGACAGCTACGGACATACGTTCTCCATTTATGGAAAGGTCAACGCCAACGGCAAGGTTGGAAACTTCACCGTCGCCGGCTTGCATCCGATTTCGGAAAGCCCGTTGCCATGGATGATCGGGCACCTCGTCGTGGTGCCGTCGGAAACGGGAGCCAGTGATGGCGATACCGACGATCAGTATGTTCTGGCGCGTTTCCACGTGGCGTTGTCCGCCGAAGAGTTCAAAAAGGTTGTAGCGTACGTTAAGCAGCATCAGAAGAATTCCCCGATGTGGCACGCGGTCCTCTACAATTGCAACGCCTGGGTTGGCGACGTTGCCAAGTTCATGGGAATGGACACCCCCTCGTCACCACTGTTGATGCCGGCTGACTACATTGAGAGCCTGAAAAAACTCAACATGGGTAGGATCGGCATCATCGGCACCCCCGTCGAGGTGGCGACGCCGGCGCAGTTGCGTCAAGCCAGACTGAAAGCTATTGCAGCGCAGGGCAGAAAATCTGCTGACGGGCCTGCTAAGAGCGCCGAGCACCCAGATGCTAAGGCACAAGGCGACAAGCCCCTACGGGAGAAGTCGTCAATGGCGAGGCCTCGAGACACAAAGCCACAAGCGGTCAAGCAACAAGCGTCCGCGACCGCAGCGGGAAAATTAGACCTGCCAGATCGCACAGCCGTCCAATAGTTCAAGGCCCTGCGTCTTACCCTGGTCAACCGCAGTCGCGCCCATACGCGCCCATCTGGCGAGCGACCATGGCAACGGTGGCATCCATCTGCCGCTTCGCTTCACGGGGATAGCGAAACTCAATGAGATTCCACCGTGAACCTCGGCAGGCCAAGTTGCCCTTCCGGTAGTAGATCTCTTCACCTCGGTATCCCGAGACGACGAACCATGACTCCCCGCCATCCTGGTAAGTGACCCGTTCACCCGGTCGGTGGATGTACCGGTCTGGGCTTTGCGCCGGCTCGTGACCGAAACGGATGCGTGCCGAGCCATCCGGCGAGACGAAGACGCGGCCCGTGTTACCTGCTGATCGAACCTGATGCCACCCAGGTGGCACTATTTGCGGCGAGGCTGCCATAGCACCCGCACTAATCACGGTGGTCGCAGCCACGAGAATAAGGGCACGAAAGATCAGCATACGTGCCCAACGAACTTGGACCGAGTAAGTTGCTCAGCCGCCAGAAAAGCCGTCGAGGTGTCTGCCGACCAGGAACGACAGCCGGGCAGCGGCATTTATCATGCGGATCGCGTTTCGTGTATGGGTGGCACCGTCATGAACACAGAGGAAACTCATAGGCTTAAGGCCACTGAGATCCGGCGTCAGGCGCGCGCAGAGGGAAACGCCTCGACTCGTCTTGAGCTTGAGCTTTTGGCGCTTTCCTTTGACCGGCTAGCCGATCAGGCAAAACGCAACGCTCAGAACAACATTGTTTACGAATACAATCCGGAGACAACTGCCGAGCACCGCCAGAGGAAGCGCCTACTGGCCCAGAGACAGCAGCAACAGCAACCACAGCCGCGAAAGCGACATCGGTGATACCAGGCGCATCTGGCCAGCGACGGAGTCCGGTCAAAGCGAGGAGCCTGAATTCGGAACGCGCTCAGCAGCGAGGAGACCTAGCAAGACTTCTCAAGGGTCAAACATCGCGTGCTTGCCGGCAAAGGACACACAGTCTCGCCCTAACCGGCAGGGCTCATCAATCGTGTGTCGAGTTCTCCGAGGCCCTAAAGGGACGTCCGACCTTGGGAAGCCCTAGATCACGACACACCAGAACCTCGTCACGCATACCGCGGGTTTTGTTTGCGGAACCAGAACCTGATACCGCCCTTGCTTCTGTGTCGATCCCCAGACCGACGGTGACGGCCTCCACCCAATCCCAGCCTCCCCCGGCTCAGGTGGGGGCCGATCATTTCTGCTTAGCCGCGAAAATCTGCAAAGAACGTCCTCCACTTATCAACCAGATGTGGAGGTCTTTTTCTCGTCGGTATGTCCGAAAGTGCTCGCAACAAGTTTTCATCGGGAATGTTCATCAGGTGGCAGCTTCGGCTGCCGCGGTAGACGGCCCTCACAGCCCCCAACTCCCCCGGGGGCCGTCACATCTTGGCAGCCAGCCCCCGTTCGCTCCGAGAGACCTCACCTTCCATGGGCGAGGTCCCCTTGTTAGATGCGGAAGTCATCCTTCTTCAGCTGACAGGGCGCTTCGAAGCTTCTAATCTCAGCAAGGGGCAGCATGGGGCGGCACAGCACACGAATAAGGGATCTGTGGCGTAGCTTGCGCTTCTCAGCGCTGCGTCGCGTTCCGCCCCTATATTTCGCTTGGCTATGCTGGGAAGAGGCGCGGTTGCGGTCGGCCAAGAACGGTGGGGGCGAGCGGTCCCTTCGGCAGCCGACCCTGCAAGACCGCGAATATGAGAGCCTTGATAGCTTACGTCGCTACACGATCGTCGATGGAAGCAAGATTGCGATGGTCACGCGCCGGCAAGAGCGCCTCTGTTGGCTCGAGCCTGTATTTAACTCAATCGATCAGCTACTCTGCTCGCGCGATCGCATAAGCGTCCACGAGGTGGGTTGCGGAAGCACGATCAATCTAAGGCTGCTCCGCGACAAATACGGTAATCGGGTGACGCTGTCGGGGTCAGATGTGGCGCCGGTTCAATCGAGTGAGTTCGATGTGCTGCGGGTGTCATTCGATGACCCGGCATATGTCCCCGAACACGCGTTTGACATCGTTTTCAGCAACACAGCGCTCTGTCTTTCCAAAAACCCGAACGTTGCGTTCAGAAACGTGCTCGCCTTATCGCACGATGTCGTCGTGCTGGTAGAGCCTATCGAGCATCTTGCCATGCAACATCAAAAGATGTTTCTCCGGCGAGCGGGACACTCTGCGTCGTGGGATGAGTTGGCAGCGGCAGATAGCTCAAATGCGATTGTGGCAACAGGTCGCTGTCGATTGCCGTTTTCAATCAAGCATCCGGCAGCATTCATCACATTGCGGAAGCGGGATCGACTTACGAAGTCAGAACGCTAAGCGCGCATTCCGTTGCTGACCAAACCTATATGCCGCAGCAATCCCGCCGTAACCGCCTCCGGGGATAAGAGGAAGAATCGTTGCCGAGCCGGCCTTGGCATTTGCGTCAATCGACTTCCCGTCAGGAGTCTTTTTCGTCGAACAATCTGTCACGTGACGGTCGGAAACCGGACGAGCGTGCACCGTATTTCTTTCCCGGGCCGCGCTAGCCTGGAAAGTAGGGTGCCTGCTTGAGATTCGGCGGGAAGAGCGCTCCCGCCCTCGCTTCGTCAAGAGCGCGCTCGATGTAGTATTCAAGTGCCCCCTCTCCTAAGTCATTCGCCAGCATGTGCGCCGTTTCCAGCAGGCTAATGATCTTCTGAAATTGATCGTTCTCGGCCATCCTGCCACCTGTTCGCTACGACCGTCCCGTGGTCCATCGCAATGGATTCAAATCTGCTGTTTGAATGATACGCAAAATTCTGCCTGTCTCCAGCAACATGTTTCTATGTCAATCTATCGCGTCGAGACCGGGGGCTACGACCCCGAAGCCAGCACGCAAGCAGTATCACGCATCCGCGCCGCGGAGTATGTCCGCATGTCGACGGATCATCAGAGATATTCGATAGATAACCAATCCAATGCCATTCGAAGCTACGCAGACCGGCGGGGAATGGAGATCGTGCGGACTTATACCGACGCTGGGCGCAGCGGCCTCAATATCAGTGGGCGTACAGGCTTGCAGCAGTTGCTTGCTGACGTTCGGTCCGGAGCAGCCGACTACTCTGTTATCCTTGTCTATGACATTAGCCGGTGGGGCCGTTTTCAGGATTCAGACGAGCCTGCGGCTTACGAATATGCATGCCGAGTAATGGGCGTCCACGTCGCTTACTGCGCCGAGCAGTTCGAGAACGATGGAAGCATAGGCTCCGACATCCAAAAAGTGGTCAAACGGCGTATGGCCGCCGAGTTCAGCCGCGAACTGTCGGTCAAGGTTTTCAGCGGTCAGGCCCGTCTTATCGAACTCGGGTATCGTCAAGGCGGTCAGCCGGGGCTTGGCCTGCGGCGGCAACTCTTCGACGAGACTGGCGCAGCGAAAGGCGAACTTGCCTTTAAACAGAAAAAGAGCATCCAGACCGACAGGGTCGTGCTCGTTCTAGGCCCGACGAAAGAACGCGCCATCGTCCGGAGCATATACAACGATTTTGTGAACAGAGGTTTGAACGAAGGGGAGATCGCGGCGCGTCTCAACGAGCGCGGCGTCCTGAACGGCAGCGGAAGGGCATGGGAACGCGGCGCCGTGCATAATATTTTGACCAACGAAAAATACATCGGCAACAACGTATGGAACCGCGGATCGTCCAAACTCCGACAGCGCCGTGTACGAAACACCCCCAACCTTTGGATTAGGGCGGAGGGCGCGTTTCCAGCGATCGTCGAACGGTCCTTGTTCGATACCGCGCAGGACATGATTCGCGCGCGATCGCATCGGATGACCGATGACGAACTCTTGCAAACGCTTCGCAATATCCTCCATAGCCGGGGGCGTCTTTCGGAACCGAT
The Rhodoplanes sp. Z2-YC6860 genome window above contains:
- a CDS encoding protein-S-isoprenylcysteine O-methyltransferase → MTILLAKLIWICGVISWYLIRYPFARRSRKTKIVRRDYKVREAILLTISAAGLGFLPALYMFTPVLKVANYPIQIWQPWMGAIIFGLALYMFRQTHRALDRYWSVTLEVKERHILMTDGVYKRVRHPMYAAFWLWALAQAVLIPNAIAGLAGLVGFGTLYFLRVRKEEALMIETFGDEYKLYMQRTHRVIPHVY
- a CDS encoding L,D-transpeptidase; this encodes MKLFRLAGPILLISWLAVLPPSAAGAAQQVATNLDFSAGTIVVKTTQRRLYLMTGPGHALSYPVGVGRAGKQWAGTSFIYSKRLKPAWSPPDEIKRDRPSIPDVIPAGSPSNPMGAAALLLADGQYAIHGTNNPSSIGGYVSYGCIRMYNRDVLDLYERVGVGTKVVVMH
- a CDS encoding class I SAM-dependent methyltransferase, with product MRSAKNGGGERSLRQPTLQDREYESLDSLRRYTIVDGSKIAMVTRRQERLCWLEPVFNSIDQLLCSRDRISVHEVGCGSTINLRLLRDKYGNRVTLSGSDVAPVQSSEFDVLRVSFDDPAYVPEHAFDIVFSNTALCLSKNPNVAFRNVLALSHDVVVLVEPIEHLAMQHQKMFLRRAGHSASWDELAAADSSNAIVATGRCRLPFSIKHPAAFITLRKRDRLTKSER
- a CDS encoding recombinase family protein translates to MSIYRVETGGYDPEASTQAVSRIRAAEYVRMSTDHQRYSIDNQSNAIRSYADRRGMEIVRTYTDAGRSGLNISGRTGLQQLLADVRSGAADYSVILVYDISRWGRFQDSDEPAAYEYACRVMGVHVAYCAEQFENDGSIGSDIQKVVKRRMAAEFSRELSVKVFSGQARLIELGYRQGGQPGLGLRRQLFDETGAAKGELAFKQKKSIQTDRVVLVLGPTKERAIVRSIYNDFVNRGLNEGEIAARLNERGVLNGSGRAWERGAVHNILTNEKYIGNNVWNRGSSKLRQRRVRNTPNLWIRAEGAFPAIVERSLFDTAQDMIRARSHRMTDDELLQTLRNILHSRGRLSEPIINATLQGPSTGTYRRRFGSLLRAYQLIGYSRECDYLPVTRKRFLQRFRPKVVEQVIEGIERVGGKVTLGGSNRLLVNGEFSVSIVVVRCRTYPGGSMRWMIRLDRSVLSDVTIAVRMNHLNSAARDYLILPTANIDSDVMRVADYNGIALDGYRFDSLDPFFEMAGRVHLKDVA